The genomic segment TCGCCGCCGTCGGGCGGCGTCTCGCGCCCGGTGACGATCACCGTGCAGCCGTGGCGCCCGGCGAGCGCGCGCGCGCACAACAGGCCGATCCCGCGCGCGCCGCCCGAGAACAGCACGGCGTCGCCCGGCCCGAGCGCCGAGCGCGCGTCGACGGCGAGCGGCGGCAGTTCGTTGCGCTTCGCGTGCAGCGTGTAGCGCACGCCGTTGCGATAGCCGACCTCGAACAGGCCCCAGCGATACAGCTCGTTGACGACGAGCCGGTCGACGCGGCCCGTCTCGTCGGGCGCGATGTCGAGCACGCGCACGTTGCAGTTCGGCAGCTCCTGCGGCAGCGTCTTCGCGAGCCCCGCCCACAGGCCGCCGAGCGGCTGCGCGCCGGCGTCGGCGCCATAGCCCATCTGCCCGTCCATCCATGTGAGCGCGACATAGAAGAGCCGCGACGTGTCGTCCTCCGCCGCCCAGTCGCCGTAGCACGCCTTCAGCAGCTCGACCGTGCGACGCATCGGCGCTTCCCACGCGCTCGCGTCGTCGAGCGCGAACGGCGCTTCGAGCCCGAGATCGACGATGCCGTCGAGCGGCCCCGCTTCGTTGACGAAAACCCGCGCCGCTTCCGCGTGATCGGCGTTCGCGGCGGGCGCGAACACCGACACCTTCGCGCACGTTCGCGCAAGCGCCGCCGCGACGCGCTCGACCGTGCCGCCGCGCCCGTTGACGAGCGCGATGCGCCTGCCGCTCAACGCGGGCGAAGGCTCGTCGGGCACCGGATCGACGGGCACGGGCCGCCACGTGAAGCGCCACGCGGGCACGCTGCGGGCGCTCGCGTCGGTGTCGGTGCCGGCCGCGGGCAGCGCCGTGGCGGGCGAAGTCGCGAGCGACAGCGTCGCGACGTCGCCCGGTTCGTGCTGCCGGGCGGCCTCGCGCGCGGCGGCGACAGCCGCGCCGCCTCCATGCGCGGCGTCGAGCGCGAGCGCCGCCGCCATCGGACACGCGGCGCCTGCCGCCGCAACCGTATCGCCGAGCGGCCGCAGCGCGCGCGCGGACTCGTGCTCGCGCACGCGCGCGAGATGGCTCTGCTGCCGCTCGCGCGGCTTCACGATCAGACGGATGCCGTGCACCGGCCGCAGCGAGATCGTCGCGCCGAACTCGATCGGGTGGCCGGGCAGCGCGTTCAGATCGAAGTGCTGCGCGACCACCGCGACGAGCACGCGCATCTGCAGGAGCGCGGTCTGGAAGCCGATGCACTTGCGCATCCCGCCGCCGAACGGAAAGTAGACGAAGCGATGGCGCGCCGGCGCATCGCTCGCGAAGTTCTCGGGATCGAACGCGTCCGGATTGCGCCAGAACGCCGGATGGCGATGCGTGACGTAAGGCGACATGAAGACCGACGAACGCGCGGGAATCCGGTAGCCGCCGATCTCGTCGTCTTCGACGAGATCGCGCGTGAAGCCCCAGATCGGCGGATAGACGCGCAGCACCTCGTCGACGACCTGCGACAGGTACGGCAATTGTTCGAAGTCCTGCACGGTGGGCGCGCGGCCGCCGAGGCGCGCGTCGAGCTCGTCGCGCAACTGGCGCAGCACGGCCGGATGCTGCGCGAGCGCGTACAGCGCCCACGCGAGGCCCGCGCCCGTCGTCTCGTGGCCTGCGAGGAACACGGTCATCACTTCGTCGTGCACTTCCTGCTGCGTCATCGGCGCGCCGGTGTCCGGATCGCGCGCGTTCAGGAGCAGCGAGATCACGTCGCTCGGCTCGCAGCGCGCCTCGCGGTGATCGGCGATGATCTTCGCGATGATCGTATCGATCGCGCGGCGCGCGTGCGCGATCCGGCGGTTGAAGCGCGTCGGCGCCCAGCGCGGGATGAAGTCGTTCATGTCGCCCTGCGGCATCATCGCTTCGATCCCGAAGCGCACCGCCGGGCCGACCGCCTCCGCGTGCGACGACACGTCGGTGTTGAACACCATCAGCCCGAGCATCCGGAGGCTCAGGTGCATCATCTCTTCGACGACGTCGATCGCCTTGCCGGGTGGCAGCGCGCTCCAGCGATGCGCGAGCGCGAGCGCCGCGTCGCCGACCGCGGCCGTATGCGCATCGACCTGCTTCTTGTGAAAGAGCGGCTGCACCGCGCGGCGGTGGCGCCGCCAGAATTCGCCGTCGGTCGTGAGCAAGCCGTCGCCGAAGAACATCTTGAAGTTGTCGTAGAAGCGCCCGCGCACGTAGTTGCGGTGATTCTCCTGCAGCACGTACTGGATGTGATCCGGATGCGCGATCGCGTGCGTGACGAACGGGCCGAGCCGGTTGCGCGCGACGTCGCCGTATTGCTGGTGCAGCCGCAGCAGCATCGTGATCGGATTGCGCTTGTACGCGGCGAGGTTGCCCATCACGAGGCTGCCGCGCGGCCCCGGCGCCTGGCGGTACTTGCTCATGCCGTCTCCCGCTCGGTTGCGAGGCGCGCGGCGAGCGCGTCGACCTCGGCCTTCGTCACATATGCGAGCGTCGTGCGGTGCACGTAGCCGATCACGACGCCCGACACGTCGCTCATCTCCATCAGCATCCGGCCGTCGGGGCGCACCGCCGCGAAGCGGTTGCCGCCGTGCGCGCCTTCGAGCGCGAACGCGCGGGGCGTCGCGTACAGATCGATCCGGTCGTAGCGGCGCGCAAGCTCGCAGTCGTTGCCGCCTTCGTACAGATCGATCCGGCCGATCGATACCGGCGCGGCGAGCGGAATGTAGTCGTTCGCGACGTAGTTCAGCACCGCGACGCGCGCGAGGCCGTCGAGCATGATGCTCGGGACGACGAAACGCGAGAACACGGGGTCGTCGGCGCCGACGTTCAACTGGTAGCGCGCGACCTTGCCCGTTGCGGTGACGCCCGTGTCCGCGGTCGACACGAACATGCCCGTCAGCCGCACGGGCGCCGATTCGAAGTGGTACGGATCGGCAACCGGCGTGCGCGGCTCGTCCGGCCGCATCGGCCAGACGGGCCCGTTCGGATGGCGCGGCGCGACGAGCGCCTTGATCTCGAAGTGCAGCTTGTCTTGGACGAGCACCTGCCCGTTCGGCGCGAGCACGTCGCCCGTGATCCGCACCTGCACGACCGCCGCTTCGCCGTCGCGGCCGACGACCTGCGCGTGGATGCGCTTCGTGCTCGGCCGCTGCGCGTCGTACACGCGCAGGAAGTGGCGGAACGCGGCGTCGCGGAAGCCGACGACGCGCAGCCCCGGCAGCAGCTTCATCGCCGCTTCGGCCGCGAGCTCGGGCACGAACGTGCCGGGCAGCGTCGCGAAACGATTCACGACGTGGTGCTGCAGGTACGCGTCGGTGCGCAGATCGAAGATGCGCTCGAACGTCACGCTGTCGCTCGTGCGGCGCACTTCGCGGCCGAGATAGAAGTCGTGGCTCGGCAGCGGCGCGATGCGCTCGCGCGGCGGTGCCGGGGGCGACGGCGGCTGCGCGGACTGCTCCGTTCGAGCTTGCGGCGCGGACGCCGGCGCGTCGAAGAACGTCGGCAGATGCGCCTCGATCGCGCGCCGCTCGGCATCGCCCAGATGCACGGAGCTCGCCGCGCGCTCGGTCAGGTTGATCTCGCGCAGGAAGTGATGGATGCCCTCGTTGGTCCGCATGCTCGTGAAGAGCCCGCTCTTCTCGAGGAACGCGCGCGTGACGGGATTCGCACCGAGCCCGACCGAGCGCCACAGCGTCCAGCCGATCGTGAACTCGTCGCGCGCGAGCGCCGCGCGATGGTACGCGGCCTGCGTGTTGAGGAAATCGTTGCCCGATGCGTAGTCGGTCTCGCCCGCCTGGCCCGTCAGGCCGATGAACGAGCCGAAGTTGCACCACGCGCGCGGCTGCGCGGCGCCGAACGCGTCGCGCACGTTCCAGTAGCCGCGAATCTTGATGTCGCGCACCGCGACGAAATCGTCGAACGATTTCACGTTGACCGACGCGGAGCGGTTCAGGCCCGCCGCGTTGACGACCAGATCGATCGGCTGGCCGGCCGCGGCGATCCGCTCGACCGCCGCGCGCACGCTGTCCGCGTCGAGCACGTCGGCGCACAGGTAGAACACCTTGTTCGGGCCGCAGTACGACTTCATCACGTCGATGTTGCGGCGCGCGGCGCGGGCCTCGACCTGGCGCTCGAACGCCTTGATGATCGCGGGCAGCGGCAGGCCCGGATTGAGCGCCTTCTGCTCGCGGATGTAATCGGGGCGGCGGCGCGCGAACGCTTCGTCGCTGCCGGCGAACACGTCGGGGCCGTAGGCGTCGAGCGCGCTGCTGCCGATCAGATGGATCGTCGGCTGGAAATGCTCGGCAACCGCCTTCATCAGTTCCGCGGTGATCCCGCGCGCACCGCCGAACGCGACGACGACCGAATCGGGCCCGAGCCGCGCGAAGCCGTCGGCGGGCAGCTCGCCCGCGTCGCGCGTCACGCGCGGCGTGAGGCGCCGCCCGCCGCACAGCGCGACGACGGGCAGCAGATGCTGCGCGCCGCTCTCGCGCTCGGCCCGTGCGACGCCGTGCCGGATGTCCGCATCGTCCGTCAGCACCGCGAGCGAGCGCGCATGCGGCAGCTCGATCGCGAGCGCCTTCACGAGGCCCGTGAACATCCCCGCATCGGGATGCAGCACGTCGTCCTTCACCGCGTCGAGCAGCAGCGCGATGAACGAGCCCTGCTGCGCGACACCGTCATAGCACTGCTTGAGCGCGAGGAATGCGAGGTCGTGCAGCTTCAGCCGCCCGGACGACGGCGCCGACAGGCGATCCGGCGCGAGCGCGCTCGTTTGCAGCGACGTCAGCAGCCGCACGTGGCGCGTGCCCGACGGAATCAGCCCTTGCAGCGCGGTTTCGCCGAGCGCGTCGACGACGACGAGCCGCGCGCGCGAGAACGCCGTCGCGCGCGTCGACAGCACGAGCAGGTCGGCGGGCAGCATGCCGATGCCGTCGAGCAGCTCGGGCGCATCGGTCACGACGACGCTGCCCGCGGGCAGGTACGCGATCGCACCCGCGCCCGCATGCCACGGCGTCTCCCGCAGATCGATCCGATAGCGGGCGACGCCGAGCGGCTCGCCATCGGCGGCAACGTCGGTCGCTTTCAGCGTCGCGGGAATCGGCACGCGCTTGTCGGGCGACGCGGCGGCGGCGGATGCCGCCGCCGCAGGCGTCGACGACATTGCGCCAAGGTGAGAAGAAACGGGAGCCGCCGAAGACGGCACCGAGGACGGCACCGAAGCGCCGCGCGCGCCGGACGCGTCATGCGAGCGCTTGCCGCCGTCGCCGCCGGCAAGCGCCGACGGCGGCGCATGGCGATCGATACGCAGGCCGAAACGCATCCGGTCGCGCGCATTGCCGAGCGCAACCGACGTCGCGGCCGCGCCGCCGACGAGCGCACGCAGCACCGCAAGCGCGCTGTCGGCGCCCGCATATGTGAGCTCGCGGCCGCGCGCATCACGCAACACGAGCGGCGTTGCCGCGGCGGCGTGCGCGAACGCCCGATCGCTCTCGATCCACGCGAGCGCCGGCAGCCCGGCCGCGTCGGCCTGCGCCTTCGTCGTCACCGCGAACAGCACGATCCCTTCGGCGAGCGGCCGATCGAATGCCGGCTGCACTTCGTCGGCCGAGTTGCCGTTGATGCCGCCGACGATCACCATGTCGAGCTCGCCGCTTCTCAGGAAGCGCGATGCCACCTCGAACGCGGCGAGCGTCGACGCATGCCCGGCGTCGACCGTCATGTTCATCCCGTGCAGGTCGTGGTAGTTCGCGACGCGCGCCGGAATCACGTTCGGCATCATGCCGGGGAACGAATTCTCGGTCGTCGGCGGCACGAGGCGCCTCGTCTTTTCGGCGACGCGCGCGAGCGCATCGTCGAGCGGCGCGCGCGATGCGTCGTCGAAGCTCGCGCGCACCGCGGCCGCGATGTCGTCGACATAGCAGCGGCTCGCATACAGCGCGGCGTTGCGCGTCGGCCCCATGTGGCCCATCACCACGCCGATCGAGTTCGCATGCGCGCTCCAGTAGTCGCGCAACTGCTCGCGCATGTCGTGCGCGGCGTCGAGCGCCATCAACTGGCAGCGGTCGAGCGCGCGCAGCACCGCGGGCGGCATCCGCACACGGTCGAAGCTCGGCAGCGGATACGCGGGGCCGAAGCTCGCGCCGGGCGCCCCGCCCGCGCCGTTCAGCCACGCGGCGATCGCGTCGCGGCCGTCGAGCCCCGGGAATTTCGCGGACCAGCCGACGATCGCGAGCGGCTCGCGGCTCACGCGCGCGGCAGGCTGCGACGCGCTCAGGTCCGGCCGATACTCGCCGACGATCAGATGGCCGTTCGTGCCGCCGAAGCCGAAGCCCGACACCGCCGCGACGCGCGCCGCATCGGCCTTGCGCGGCCAGTCGACCGCCTGCGTCGGAATCGTGAAGCCGCTCGACTCGATGTCGAATTCCCGCGGCGGCTCGGCGAACCGATGCTGCGGCGGGATGCGGCCGTGCTCGAGCGCGAGCAGCACCTGGATCAGCGAGACGACGCCCGCCGCCCAGCCGGTATGGCCGACGAGCGACTTGTTCGACGTCACGTACACCGGGCGGTCGTGCTTGAGCCCGTCGCGCAGGCTCTGGAACTCGGCGAGGTCGCCCGCGGGCGTGCCCGTCGCGTGCGCGACCACCCAGTCGACCGCTTCCTTGCGCACGCCGGTCTGCCGGTACGCGCGCTCGATCGCGATGCTCTGGCCCGCCGAATTCGGCGCGTAGATCGCCTTGCCCTTGCCGTCCGACGACGAGCCGAACGCCTTCAGCACGCCGAGCACGCGGTCGCCGTCGGCGAGCGCGCTCTTCAGGCGCTTCAGGATCACGACGCCCGCGCCGTCGGCGAACAGCACGCCGTCGCACGCCTTGTCGAGCGGCCGCACTTCGCCGCTCTTCGACAGCCCGTGCAGCTTCGAGAACAGCACCGAGCCGCGCGGCGCGAGCGCGAACGCGCCGCCGCACGCGACGACGTCGTGCTTGCCGGCGAGCAGGCTCTTGATGCCGAGGTCGACCGAATAGAGCGACGACGAGCACGCGGTGTCGACCATCATGTATTCGGCGTCGTCGGGCAGCACGCCGCGCATCGCGTTCAGGCCGACGCGATGCGGGAAATATTCGGACAGCTCGCCCGTGCCGCGCGCATAGCGCGCGCGCAGCACCGCGTCGATCTGCGCGATGCTGCGCTCGCGCTCGTCGGGCGGCGCGCCGGCCTCGTCGAGCGTTTCGCGCAGCCGCGCGCGCATCGCTGCGAGCACCATCCCTTCTTCCAGATGCTGGCTGCCGTCCGCCGTATAGCCGACGACGAACGACGCGCGGTCGCACGCGCGCACGCGCACGCCGTCGAGCGCCTGGCGCAGCGAATGGCGCAGCCACAGCGTCGTCAGCTCGCCGGGCGCGGCGGCCGCTTCAATCTCGGCGCGCAGCCGCGCTTCGGGCTCGAAATGCTCGATGAACACCGAGCGCGACTGATAGCTCTTGTCTTCCGCCGACGGATCGGTCGAATGGAACGATCGGTAATCCCAACGATCGGGCGGCACGTTGCCGAACAGCTCGGGGCCGTTCAGCAACGCCTGCCAGAACGCCTCCGGGTCGCTCGCGCCGGGCAGCGCGACGCCCATGCCGACGACGGCGATTTCGTCGGTATCGTCGTCGGGCGCGGTTGCCGCGCGAGACGCGTCGATTGGGGCGGAAGGCGATGCGCACGCGAATTCCGCCGTCGCCGGAGCCGCCGCCGGAGCCGATGCTGAAGCCGTGGCCGAATCCGCCGGCACCGACGAAGAAACCGCATGCGCCGCCTGCGCCGCGTCGCGCCACTCGCGCCGCGGCGACAGCGCCTCGCTGCACAGCGACAGCCCGCCGTCCGCGACGATCACCTGCCCGGTGATCCAGCGCGCCGCGTCGGACGCGAGAAACAACACGACGTCCGCGAGATCCTCGGCGGTCGCGAGGCGGCCGAGCGGCGTCGCCGCGATGCTCGAGCGCTTCGTGTTCTCGGGATCGGGAAACTGCGCAGCCACGTCGCCATCGATCAGCGTCGACGACGCGCCGTTCACACGAATGCCGAGGCTCGCGTACTCGACGGCCAGATAGCGCGTCAGCGATTCGAGCGCGGCCTTCGCGGTGCCGACGACGAGATAGTTCGCCGGCACGAGCGTCGCGCCCACCGACGACACGTTGACGATCGCGCCGCCGCCCGCGCGCGCCATCAGCCGCGCCGCGCGGCGCGCGCACCAGAACGCGCCCTTCAGATTGGTGTCGAGCGCGCGGTCGAAGTGCGCGGCCTCGATGTCGTCGACGCTCAGCAGCGCGCCCGACGCCGCGTTGTTCACGAGAATGTCGAGCTTGCCGTACTTCGCTTCGATTTCGTCGAACATCCGCTCGACCTGCGCCGGCTGCGCGACCGACGCGCGCACGACGTCGACCGTCGCGCCGAGCGCGCGCAGCTCGGCCGCGGTCTCTTTCGACGCGTCGAGCGAATGAAAGAAATTCACGATGACGTGCGCGCCCTCTTCGGCAAAGCGGCGGCAGATCGCCCTGCCGACGTTCTTTGCCCCGCCCGTCACCAGAACCCGTTTCCCCAACAGATAGGAATTCGACATAAATCGCAGTGTTCAGGATTACCAAACATTCGGACGAGACTCTCCGTCTGATCCGGCCCTCTCCCCTCGTTATCCTCGTGGCGCGCAGTGCGTGCGCGGCGCTTCAGCTCGTGACGAGCGCCGCCTCGCCTTGATGCTCGTAGACGAAATCGACGATCTGGCCCATCGCCTTGAAATCGCCGGCGCGGAAGTTCGCCGGCAGCGGCGGCAACCCGTAGCGCGCGCTGATCCGCTGGATGATTTCCGTCTGCTTGACCGAATCGATGCCGAGCTCCGCTTCGAGCTCGACCGTCTCGGTGAACACCTCGACCGGGTATTCCATCGCCTCCGCGTAGATCCCGACGAGCTCGGCGAAGAGCCGATCGCGCGGCACCCGCGCGGATGCGGCGGCCGCAACCGGCACGGCCGCTGCTTGCGCGACCGGCGCAACCGACGCAACGGGTGCCGCAGCCGGCGGGACGCCCGTCGCGGCCGCGGGCGCGAAACCGGCCGCCACGCCGCGATCGGTCACGATTTGCGGCGCGGGCGTCGCTTGCAGCCCGCGCGCGTCGAAGAACCGCTTGAGCTCGCCCTTGATCTTGTCGACGATTCCGGGACCGCTGTTGCGCCAGAACTCGTCGAAATCGAGTTGCAGATTGCTTGCGCGAATGTCGTCGTTCATGACACTACCCCCATTGAAATATGCGAGAACGTTCTCCAGGCCGGCGAGTTCGCCTTCCGCGCTCGACGCGCCCGGAAAGGTCTTGGCGGCGCCGGGCCCCAGCGCGCGCACCGAGATCCTGCTGAGCGCGTTCAGCGCCCCGCACTCGACGAACGCGCCGACGCCGGCGGCTTTCAGTCTTGCGACCCCATCTCCGAACCGGACCGGCAGCACGAGATGGCGCGCGAGACACGCGCCGAGATCGTCGGCCGCCGCGTAATGGCGATTCAATATCGGTGAATAAACCGGATATTCAAGCGCTTTGTTTTTATAGGCTTTCAGACATCGTCCAAATTCGATTCGCGCATTTTCCAGATCGTCATGATGAAATGCGTAAGGCGAATTCAATATTTGCGCGGAGATATTGTTTCGAGCGCAATAGGCGCAGAATTCGTCGACGTATTCGCGCGCGCCGGACACGACGGTCTGCAACGCGTGATTTTCGACCGCGATCCGCACGCGCCCCGCGCGGCCGTCGGGCACGCCGCGAAAGCACGCGGCGAGATGCGCGCGCACCGCGTCGGGCGACGCGGACACGGCCGCCATCCGGCCATCGGCGGGCGCGGCTTCACGCAACGCGTCGATCCGGTCGCAGACGATGTCGGCGCCTTCGTCGATCGAGAACGCGCCGGCGCACGTGAGCGCGGCGATCTCGCCGAAGCTGTGGCCGACGAGCACGTCGGGCCGCGCGCCGTGCACGCGCAGCGCCTCGAAGCATGAGACGGACGTCGCATAGATCGCGAGCTGCAGCAGATCCGGCGCGTGCCGCAGCAGATCCTCGACGCCGATGTGCCCGTCCCACATGGTCGCGAGCAGCGGGCGGCGCAACCGCCGCACCGAGACGGCGTCGATCGCCTGCATGGCCTGCCGCACCACGGGATACGCGCCGCTCAATGCCCGCGTCGCGCCCGCATAGAACGCGCCTTGCCCGGGAAACAGAAATGCCACTTGCGCCATGAGATTGCCTTTGCCCACCACCAATGCCGAACGGCCCGATGTCGATCGGTCGAGCGTCTCCCCAGCCTCCTGGTGAATATTTATTCGATTACGCATCGCGGCGGCGATATGCAATCCTTAAATCCATTAATGAATTGGCGTAAAGTAACATATACGCTTACACACCTATGTTCGCCAAACTACACATCTTCTGTGCGCATTTATGCGTCGAATGCACATGACATCGCGTTGCGCCTGCTCGAACCAAAGTCAAAGCCGCGACAATATTTGTTAAATATCTTGAATTAACCGACTGAAAATCGATATTCGCGCGCGGCGCTCCGGATTGGCGGCCATCATGAACGAATCGGCGCGGAGCGCGGGCCGCAACGCGCCCGTCGCCTTCCCCGCGGCGACACATCACTCCCCGTTTTTTCGCAGGCATCCACGCCCTCGCATTCCCGCCCTATTTCACAACAATCCGGCGGGGATTCCCCCGCGCCGGAACCCAGCCGACTCTGAAACCCGCGCGCCGGTATACTTGGACACTTTGCCTTTCCGCAGCCCCCAACCCGCCGCCTCATGCTGACTTCCGTCCTCGTCCGACTCGTCGCCTGGTCGGTGCGGCGCCCTATCTGGGTCGTCGTGCTGTCGCTCGCCGCCGCCGCGCTCAGCAGCGTCTACGTCGCACACCATTTCAAGATCAACACCGACATCAGCAAGCTCGTCGAGAACGACCCGGAATGGGCCGCGCTCGGCCATGCGATCGACGACGCGTTCCCGCAGCGCAGCCAGACGATCCTCGCCGTCGTCGAAGCGCCCGCGCCCGAATTCGCCGCCGCCGCCGCCGACGCGCTCGCCGAAGGGCTGCGCCGCGAAGCCGAAGCGGGCCGCATCGGCCAGGTATCGGAGCCTGCGGGCGGCCCGCTCTTCGAGCACGACGGGCTGCTGTTCCTGCCCGAGCAGGACGTCGCGACGACGACCGCGCAGCTCACGGGCGCGCGGCCGCTCGTCAACGTGCTCGCGAAAGACCCGAGCATCGCGGGCCTCGCGACGACGCTGTCGACGACGCTCGGCGTGCCGCTGCAATCGGGCCAGGTCAAGCTCTCGGGAATGGCGAAGCTGCTGTCGCGCAGCGCGGCGACCGTCGACGACGTGCTCGCCGGCAAGCGGGCCGCGTTCTCGTGGCGCGCGCTCGTCGATGCCGATGCGGCCCGCGAGCCCGCGCGCGCGTTCGTGACCGTGCAGCCCGTCGTCAACTACGGCGTGCTGAAGGCGGGCGAGCAGGCGTCGCGCACGATCCGCGCGACCGCGCAGGCGCTCAGGCTCGACGAGCGCTTCGGCGCGGCCGTGCGGCTGACGGGCGAGCAGCCGCTCGCCGACGAGGAGTTCGCATCGGTCCAGGACGGCGCGGCCGTCAACGGCATCGCGACGCTCGCGATCGTGCTCGCGATCCTGTGGATCGCGCTGCGCTCGAAGCGGATGATCGCGTCGGTGTTCGTCACGCTGTTCGTCGGCCTCGTCGTCACGGCCGCGCTCGGGCTGATGATGGTCGGCTCGCTGAACATGATCTCGGTCGCGTTCATGGTGCTGTTCGTCGGCCTCGGCGTCGATTTCGCGATCCAGTACGGCGTCAAGTATCGCGAGGAGCGGCACCGCGATCCGAATCTCGAGCACGCGCTCATCGGCGCCGCGCATGCGATGGGCATGCCGCTCACGCTCGCCACGGCGGCCGTCGCCGCGAGCTTCTTCTCGTTCCTGCCGACCGCGTACCGCGGCGTGTCCGAGCTCGGCCTGATCGCGGGCGTCGGGATGTTCGTCGCGCTCTTCACCACGCTCACGCTGCTGCCCGCGCTGCTCAGGCTGCTCGCGCCGCCCGGCGAGCGCAAGGCGCCCGGCTTTCCCCGCCTCGCGCCCGTCGACGACTATCTCGACCATCATCGCAAGCCGATCCTGATCGGCACGCTCGCCATCGTGATCGGCGCGCTGCCGCTCCTCG from the Burkholderia humptydooensis genome contains:
- a CDS encoding acyltransferase domain-containing protein, with product MVVGKGNLMAQVAFLFPGQGAFYAGATRALSGAYPVVRQAMQAIDAVSVRRLRRPLLATMWDGHIGVEDLLRHAPDLLQLAIYATSVSCFEALRVHGARPDVLVGHSFGEIAALTCAGAFSIDEGADIVCDRIDALREAAPADGRMAAVSASPDAVRAHLAACFRGVPDGRAGRVRIAVENHALQTVVSGAREYVDEFCAYCARNNISAQILNSPYAFHHDDLENARIEFGRCLKAYKNKALEYPVYSPILNRHYAAADDLGACLARHLVLPVRFGDGVARLKAAGVGAFVECGALNALSRISVRALGPGAAKTFPGASSAEGELAGLENVLAYFNGGSVMNDDIRASNLQLDFDEFWRNSGPGIVDKIKGELKRFFDARGLQATPAPQIVTDRGVAAGFAPAAATGVPPAAAPVASVAPVAQAAAVPVAAAASARVPRDRLFAELVGIYAEAMEYPVEVFTETVELEAELGIDSVKQTEIIQRISARYGLPPLPANFRAGDFKAMGQIVDFVYEHQGEAALVTS
- the hpnN gene encoding hopanoid transporter HpnN, whose amino-acid sequence is MLTSVLVRLVAWSVRRPIWVVVLSLAAAALSSVYVAHHFKINTDISKLVENDPEWAALGHAIDDAFPQRSQTILAVVEAPAPEFAAAAADALAEGLRREAEAGRIGQVSEPAGGPLFEHDGLLFLPEQDVATTTAQLTGARPLVNVLAKDPSIAGLATTLSTTLGVPLQSGQVKLSGMAKLLSRSAATVDDVLAGKRAAFSWRALVDADAAREPARAFVTVQPVVNYGVLKAGEQASRTIRATAQALRLDERFGAAVRLTGEQPLADEEFASVQDGAAVNGIATLAIVLAILWIALRSKRMIASVFVTLFVGLVVTAALGLMMVGSLNMISVAFMVLFVGLGVDFAIQYGVKYREERHRDPNLEHALIGAAHAMGMPLTLATAAVAASFFSFLPTAYRGVSELGLIAGVGMFVALFTTLTLLPALLRLLAPPGERKAPGFPRLAPVDDYLDHHRKPILIGTLAIVIGALPLLAHLHFDFNPLHLKDPHSESMATLLALKDSPEASVNDVSLLAPSLAAANAAAKRLDALPEVGRTTTLSTFIPDAQPQKLATIATAARELLPALTQPAAAPVPDAQRVAALKRASNLLEYASEDYPGPGAAAAKHLSESLAKLAAADAATRDRAEHAFSAPLKIALNQLAMLLQPSEITRENLPPQIVRDWIAPDGRALVQISPKVPKGVDPGDDATLRRFAKAVKAAEPGAIGGPISILHSADTIIRAFLQAAALSVVSITVLLWITLRRFGDVLRTLVPLLVSGVVTLELCVLLGMPLNFANIIALPLMLGVGVAFKVYFVMAWRAGQTGLLQSSLTHAVLFSAATTATAFGSLWLSHHPGTASMGRLLALALSCTLIGAVVFQPVLMGKPRTKRVTNQSQGIDE